A window of the Trichoplusia ni isolate ovarian cell line Hi5 chromosome 4, tn1, whole genome shotgun sequence genome harbors these coding sequences:
- the LOC113493502 gene encoding alpha-methyldopa hypersensitive protein-like — MDAQQFREFGKAAIDLLADYVENIRDIDVLPSVEPGYLLDSLPEDAPEQPEDWKDILKDFNQAIIPGITHWHSPRFHAFYPTGSSYASIVGNMLSDGLSVIGFSWLASPACTELEVVTMNWLGKLLGIPEEFLHCSSGPGGGVIQGSASEATLVGLLAAKEKTVRKLMKNNPSLDEDEIKPKLVAYTSDQCNSSVEKAGLLGSMKMRLLKADADGRLRGETLKNAFEEDRAKGLIPCYVIANVGTTGTCAFDPLYELGPVCNEADVWLHVDAAYAGAAFICPEYRHLMKGIEYSDSIDVNAHKWLPVSFDCSAMWVKDGYDLVKAFDVQRIYLDDVKTETKIPDYRHWQIPLGRRFRALKLWTVMRIYGAEGLRKHIRDQISLAQYFAKLVRADERFLVEPEQSMGLVCFRLKGGDKITKQLLENLTEKKKVFMVAGTYRERYMIRFVICSRLTKKEDIDFSWKHIKDEADLLCSDKIHTKAQIPAIDQIVARDVCEKSK; from the exons ATGGACGCGCAACAGTTTCGTGAGTTTGGCAAGGCGGCTATTGACTTGCTAGCTGATTACGTTGAGAACATTAGAGACAT TGATGTCTTGCCGTCGGTGGAGCCTGGGTACTTGCTGGATTCTCTGCCTGAAGATGCACCAGAACAGCCGGAAGATTGGAAAGACATTCTTAAAGACTTCAACCAAGCTATCATTCCAGGG ATTACACATTGGCATTCACCGCGATTCCACGCCTTTTATCCCACGGGTTCATCGTATGCCAGCATCGTTGGGAACATGCTTAGCGATGGACTTTCTGTTATTGGATTTAGTTGG TTAGCAAGTCCCGCGTGTACAGAACTTGAAGTTGTCACTATGAACTGGCTGGGAAAACTGCTTGGTATACCAGAAGAGTTTCTACATTGCTCTAGTGGACCTGGAGGGGGTGTTATTCAG GGCTCTGCCAGTGAAGCCACGCTAGTGGGACTTTTAGCAGCTAAAGAAAAAACCGTTCGTAAGCTAATGAAAAACAATCCCAGCCTGGATGAAGATGAAATCAAACCAAAACTAGTGGCATATACCTCCGATCAATGTAACTCATCAGTAGAAAAAGCAGGTTTACTGGGATCAATGAAAATGCGGTTACTAAAGGCAGACGCTGATGGTAGGCTGCGTGGAGAGACACTGAAAAACGCGTTTGAAGAAGACAGGGCTAAAGGTCTCATTCCTTGTTACGTCATCGCAAATGTTGGCACTACAGGAACTTGTGCCTTTGACCCCTTATACGAATTAGGACCAGTATGCAATGAAGCTGATGTATGGCTACATGTCGACGCCGCCTATGCAGGAGCAGCATTCATATGCCCAGAATACAGGCATCTGATGAAGGGCATTGAATACTCTGATTCCATCGATGTAAATGCTCACAAATGGTTGCCAGTGAGCTTTGACTGTTCCGCAATGTGGGTTAAAGACGGCTACGATCTTGTGAAAGCGTTTGATGTACAACGGATTTATTTGGATGATGTGAAAACAGAAACTAAAATTCCTGATTACCGTCACTGGCAAATACCTTTAGGTCGCAGATTTAGAGCTCTCAAATTATGGACTGTTATGAGGATTTACGGCGCCGAAGGCTTGAGGAAACACATCAGGGATCAGATATCCTTGGCTCAATATTTTGCTAAACTTGTGCGAGCAGACGAAAGATTCTTAGTTGAACCAGAGCAATCTATGGGTTTGGTATGCTTCAGACTGAAAGGTGGGGATAAAATCACTAAGCAATTACTAGAAAATTTGACTGAgaagaaaaaggttttcatgGTAGCTGGTACATACAGAGAGAGATATATGATCAGATTTGTTATTTGTTCTCGTCTGACTAAGAAGGAGGACATTGACTTCAGCTGGAAACATATAAAAGATGAAGCAGATCTCCTTTGCTCTGACAAAATACACACCAAAGCTCAAATTCCAGCTATTGATCAAATAGTAGCCAGAGATGTCTGTGAGAAGtccaaataa
- the LOC113493506 gene encoding ras-related protein Rab-30: protein MAMVKTPVLKVILCGEYGVGKSSIFRRFINNTFVPNSDRRSTLGLDHFEKSYQLTDKTVKLQLWDTGGMERIASVTSSYYKFAEAAILVFSLDNASSFHVLSQHLLDIVTYAENAKIFLCGNKSDLEGSSPQVTDADIETFCEQCHNLISTTYKTSCKTGKGIEEMFTDIAMQLVESNRSRIELQTLDHDSFKISNPEPVEDASCSC, encoded by the exons ATGGCTATGGTAAAGACGCCTGTGTTGAAAGTTATATTGTGTGGTGAATATGGTGTCGGAAAAAGTTCTATATTTCGTCGATTTATTAACAATACATTTGTTCCAAATTCAGACAGAAGGTCAACTTTAGGATTGGATCACTTTGAAAAGTCATATCAACTTACGGATAAGACGGTCAAG TTACAATTATGGGACACTGGAGGCATGGAGAGGATTGCTTCAGTAACCTCCAGCTACTACAAATTTGCTGAGGCAGCAATTCTTGTATTTTCACTTGATAATGCATCCTCATTTCATGTCTTGAGCCAACACTTATTAGATATTGTAACATACGCTGAAAACGCTAAAATCTTTCTGTGTGGAAATAAATCTGATTTGGAAGGTTCTTCACCTCAAGTTACCGATGCTgatattgaaactttttg tGAACAATGCCATAATCTGATCAGCACCACATACAAAACATCATGCAAGACTGGTAAAGGTATTGAAGAAATGTTTACTGATATTGCTATGCAACTGGTAGAGTCAAATAGGTCTAGGATTGAGCTGCAAACTTTGGACCATGACAGCTTCAAGATATCGAATCCAGAACCAGTTGAAGATGCATCATGTAGCTGTTGA
- the LOC113493504 gene encoding cysteine desulfurase, mitochondrial, whose translation MFRLSKNIVPSLSKALLKRSNQDQSNSILVLLQGPRLLSDKAKPGKFAVQHEDFGRPLYFDAQATTPVDPRVLDAMLPYLVSYHGNPHSRTHAYGWESEAAVEKAREQVAELIGADPKEIIFTSGATESNNISVKGVARFYAPRKKHIVTTQIEHKCVLDSCRALEGEGFKITYLPVQENGIIDMKDLEKALTPETSLVSIMTVNNEIGVKQPIAEIGAMCKSKKVYFHTDAAQALGKIPINVNEMNIDLMSISGHKIYGPKGIGALYIRRRPRVRVEPIQSGGGQERGMRSGTVPTPLVVGLGAACDIAKREMAYDHAWMEKLSQRFLDKIYSKLSHVIRNGDPKQTYPGCINLSFAYVEGESLLMALKDIALSSGSACTSASLEPSYVLRAIGTDEDLAHSSIRFGLGRFTTLEEVDYTAEKTIKHVERLREMSPLWEMVQEGVDIKTIQWSQH comes from the exons ATGTTTCGTTTATCCAAAAATATCGTTCCTTCGCTATCAAAGGCATTGCTGAAAAGAAGTAATCAAGACCAAAGCAACAGTATCCTTGTACTTTTGCAAGGACCAAGATTGCTTTCCGataaag CAAAACCTGGTAAATTTGCAGTTCAGCATGAAGATTTCGGGCGTCCGTTGTATTTTGATGCTCAAGCTACAACTCCTGTG gatCCCAGAGTCCTTGATGCTATGTTACCGTATCTTGTAAGTTACCATGGTAATCCTCACTCCCGGACCCATGCCTATGGATGGGAAAGTGAAGCTGCTGTTGAGAAGGCCAGAGAACAGGTTGCTGAATTAATTGGGGCTGATCCAAAAGAGATTATATTCACATCCGGAGCCACAGAGTCTAATAATATATCAGTTAAAGGTGTAGCTCGGTTTTATGCACCCAGGAAGAAGCATATTGTTACTACTCAGATT GAACACAAATGTGTATTGGACTCTTGCCGAGCACTGGAAGGCGAAGgtttcaaaataacttatttgcCTGTACAAGAAAATGGAATTATTGACATGAAAGATTTAGAGAAGGCTCTTACTCCAGAAACTAGCTTAGTTTCCATTATGACTGTCAACAATGAAATAG GTGTTAAACAACCTATTGCTGAAATAGGTGCAATGTGCAAGAGCAAGAAAGTATACTTCCACACAGATGCAGCCCAAGCACTCGGTAAAATACCAAtcaatgtaaatgaaatgaatattgaCCTGATGTCAATTTCTGGACACAAAATATATGGTCCTAAGGGTATTGGTGCCCTTTATATAAGGCGTAGGCCTCGAGTCAGAGTTGAGCCTATCCAAAGCGGAGGTGGTCAAGAGAGGGGGATGCGGAGCGGCACAGTTCCAACACCACTAGTTGTGGGACTAG GTGCCGCATGTGATATTGCTAAACGCGAAATGGCGTACGACCACGCATGGATGGAGAAACTGTCACAGAGATTCTtagacaaaatatattcaaagctGTCACATGTTATAAGAAATGGAGACCCCAAGCAAACATATCCCGGCTGTATAAATTTGTCGTTCGCGTATGTTGAAG GTGAATCACTACTAATGGCATTAAAAGACATCGCATTATCAAGTGGATCAGCTTGCACCTCGGCCTCTTTAGAGCCATCTTACGTTTTGAGGGCTATTGGAACAGATGAAGACTTGGCACACAGTTCAAtaag ATTTGGTTTAGGTAGATTCACGACACTCGAAGAAGTTGACTACACAGCAGAAAAGACAATAAAACACGTCGAACGCTTACGAGAGATGAGTCCGCTGTGGGAGATGGTACAAGAAGGCGTAGACATCAAAACAATTCAATGGTCACAGCATTAA
- the LOC113493505 gene encoding negative elongation factor E: MVYLHFPSNLTEEELMLQAKYQKLKKKKKALQALKAPKQEPEKPILPKRPTEARDAREIARKLIKSGAIQAIKSPPPQPQNATFKRPRAGRERKLSGSASAPGGVASYQPFSASQEPPPPEDKQANRVKYLYDSFVTAREKEEKSPRPPPPAGSETPIPPANPAGRSSVLLVVGPRISEETIRRRLVTYEPFTFTQEPEDDKAYLSFETPEIATHALASMEGLEDGWRVSISRGRPPTQAPGWTPAPSPRNPPPPKDPKRTLLTYDDIFD, translated from the exons atggtttatttacatttccCATCTAACTTAACTGAGGAAGAACTTATGCTGCAAGCAAAGTATCAAaagcttaaaaagaaaaagaaggcTTTGCAAGCGTTAAAGGCACCAAAACAGGAACCCGAAAAGCCGATTTTACCAAAACGTCCTACTGAAGCTCGTGATGCTCGCGAAATTGCACGGAAACTAATAAAAAGTGGAGCTATTCAGGCTATTAAAAGTCCTCCTCCACAGCCACAAAATGCTACTTTCAAACGGCCTAGAGCAG GCAGAGAAAGGAAGTTGAGTGGGTCTGCTAGTGCTCCAGGTGGAGTGGCTTCTTATCAACCCTTCAGTGCTTCTCAAGAGCCGCCACCACCTGAAGATAAACAAGCTAATCGTGTGAAGTACTTATACGACTCGTTTGTCACTGCCAGGGAAAA AGAAGAGAAATCACCTCGCCCTCCTCCACCAGCAGGCAGTGAAACACCAATCCCACCAGCAAACCCCGCTGGCAGAAGTTCAGTTTTACTTGTAGTTGGACCTCGCATCTCAGAAGAAACGATAAGACGCCGCTTGGTCACATATGAACCATTCACATTTACTCAAGAACCAGAGGATGATAA AGCATACTTGTCATTCGAGACACCTGAAATAGCGACACACGCGCTCGCTTCAATGGAGGGGTTGGAAGACGGATGGCGGGTATCCATATCTCGCGGAAGGCCACCAACCCAGGCGCCTGGTTGGACCCCCGCTCCCTCGCCCCGCAACCCGCCGCCGCCTAAAGACCCAAAACGTACTTTGTTGACTTACGACGATATATTTGattaa
- the LOC113493507 gene encoding uncharacterized protein LOC113493507, whose translation MELKTVNLFLLIALSICFVHNAIAMPRDSAAIHDESVVPISSEALAAKEDTTKLEKSTTELTIPGRISCKYEEPTDDTICQEHCLPKGYNYGICVSYTCSCI comes from the exons ATGGAGTTGAAAACGgtgaatttgtttcttttaattgcGTTGTCGATTTGTTTCGTGCACAACGCAATTGCTATGCCAAGGGACAGTGCAGCAATTCACGATGAAAGTGTTGTGCCAATAAGCAGTGAAGCCTTGGCAGCAAAAGAGGATACCACAAAATTGGAGAAATCAACTACAG AATTAACAATCCCTGGACGCATTTCCTGTAAATATGAAGAACCTACTGATGATACAATTTGTCAAGAACATTGTCTACCAAAAGGCTACAACTACGGCATATGCGTTAGTTACACATGcagttgtatttaa